Below is a genomic region from Arcanobacterium haemolyticum DSM 20595.
GTGCGCATGAGCCCCGCCCTGTCCAAGCGTGTCAAGATTCTTGCCTCGCAAAAGCGGATTATTTACAAGCCCACCAACTCCTTCTACCAAGTCCTCTCAGTGGAGGCATACAGCAAGCATGGGTTCAACATCTCCGGTGTCGTCTTTGACGAGCTGCATACCCAACCCAACAGGGCATTGTTCGACGTGATGACCAAAGGCAGCGGTGATGCCCGCACCCAACCCCTGTACTTCCTTATCACCACCGCAGGAACCGACACGCACAGTATTTGTTATGAGCAGCATGAGAAAGCCGAAGACATCCTCGCAGGCAAAAAGATTGACCCGACGTTCTATCCAGTGATTTACGGTGCTGGCCGTGAGGATGACTGGACTGACGAGGCCGTGTGGCATAAGGCAAATCCGAGTCTCGGGGTGACTATCCCTGTCGAGAAGGTGCAGGTCGCCTGCAACTCGGCGAAGCAAAACCCTGCCGAAGAAAACACCTTCCGACAACTACGCCTCAACCAATGGGTCAAACAAAGCGTGCGGTGGATGCCCATGCACGTCTGGAACGCTAACAACGCACCTGTTGACCTGTCCGACCTTGAGGGCCGCGTGTGTTACGGCGGGCTGGATCTTGCGTCAACGACGGATATCACGGCGTTCGTGCTCGTCTTCCCACCGCAAACCGGCGACGAGCCCTATGTGATTGCACCGTGGTTCTGGATACCCGAAGACAACCTCAAACTGCGCGTTAACCGTGACCACGTGCCCTACGACCTGTGGGAGCAGCAAGGGTTTCTGCAAACCACGGAAGGCAACGTCGTCCACTACGGCGCGATCGAAGCCTTCATTGAACAGCTAGGCGAACGCTTCGATATCAGGGAGATTTCTTTCGACCGGTGGGGTGCTGTGCAAATGAGCCAAAACCTCGAAGCGCTCGGTTTCACCGTCGTTCCGTTCGGGCAGGGGTTTAAGGATATGAGCCCACCGTCGAAGGAGCTGATGAAGCTCGCACTCGAAGGTCACCTGGCTCATGGCGGGCATCCAGTCCTGTCATGGATGGTCGACAACATTCACGTGCGAACTGACCCGGCAGGCAATATCAAACCCGACAAACAAAAGAGCACCGAGAAGATCGACGGCGTGGTGGCCACCATTATGGCGCTCGACCGCGCCATCCGAAACGGCAGTGACCACCACGCCGGTTCCGTCTACGACGAGCGCGGACTATTGCTTATCTGAATTTGGTTATACAGGCACGCACGTGAGATCGTTGCCATTATCATCCAGTCTCAAGCTGCCTAGGGGAAGGGTATGAGATCGTTGCCATCATTCAGTCCCCAGCTGCCTATGGGATGCGGAGGATACGCAGGTTCAGTGTCAGTCTTTTTCTTGAACTTGAGACGACAGACGAGGATGCCATCAGTAATGTGGTGATTGCGCGAACACTTAATAAAATCCGTGAACCATTTCTCGCCTTGTTTTACCCATGCGTGTTTGGCTGAAGATCCCCAGGCGCAAATGATTCGGACATTCTGTGATGAGGTTTTTGAGGACTCTAGGATTGTTTCAAGGGTTTCTTTGAAAATCTGTTCGAGATTTGGTCCTGTCCAGTCATTGATGCGTTGCTGAACTGCATCGCTATTCTTGTCGATAATGGGTACAAGGTTCATCATCGTAAGACGCTGCGTGTTGTCCAGCTCGGTGTTGTGGAGCCACCCTCCCACTATAAGTGTCGTCTGGTCCGTTGCCGGCACCCACCCACTCTCGGTTTGGACCCGTCCTGAAAAAGCACGTGCGTTCGAGGGATTCATCCCGATCACGACAACATGATCGCCCTTAGGTTTTTCTGGGCGATAGTGCGTTAATAGCAACCGAAGTTCATTTGGCTTCGCGGGGTCAGGAACGATCTCAAGACTCGGGCTGGACTCGTTGTTAACGCGCGCAAAAATCGAGTGGCCTTTGAGCTTCTGATCAGGGTCTTCCCTTTCTAGAGCTTCTTTGAGTGCGGTTTTCCAACTATTTCGCGTCATGGATTCATTTTCCTGATTCTTGAGGGGGATTTCAATGGGGTTTCTTTCCTGGCTGCGTGGCGATTCCGCTCGTAAGGCTGACCACCATGCCCTGACGGGTGGTGGGTACTCGTTCTTTTTCGGAGCGACCTCATCGGGTCGTCCGGTAACGGAGCGCTCTGCGATGCAAATGACCGCCGTCTACTCGTGCGTGCGTATCCTCGCCGAGGCGATTGCTGGGCTGCCGTTACAAGTCTATCAGCAGAGTGCTGATGGTGCGAAGGTGAAGGCGCTCGATCATCCGTTGTATCGGCTTCTTCATGATGAGCCGAACCCTGAAATGACATCCTTTGTCTTTAGGGAAACTCTGATGACGCATTTGCTTCTTTGGGGTAATGCGTTCGCCCAAGTGCTGCGCAACGGTAAAGATGAAGTGATTGGCTTGTATCCGCTCATGCCGAACCGCATGACCGTGGGAAGGGATGAGGCCGGGCGACTCTATTACGAGTATCAGCGTACGTGGGACGAACCAACCGGGCGATTTGAAAACGTCACCCTGGCCGCCCGCGACGTGCTCCATATTCCAGGGCTGGGCTTTGACGGGCTGGTTGGCTATAGTCCGATTGCGATGGCGAACGCTGCCAAGCACGCCGCCATCACCACAACCCTGAATGATCTGGCGGGCGAACCTGTGAGAGATTTTCAGCCCGCGCAGTGGAGCGCACTCATCGACCACGCCATCGTCACCGAGGATACGATCCGGTTCGTGTTCCGAGTTGGCGAGGAAGTGACGATCTGGCTCTAGGGGTGAAAACGCTAGCTTGCAAGGCAGTTGTTGCCGATGTTTTCGCAAGTTCGACATGAATACCCTGACAACAATCAGTGTTACGCAAAGCTGGTGCAGTGTTTTACTAATAGCACGTTTTCGATGTGCGCGGTACCGTATAAGGGAAACGGTGGTCACAGATATTCAAGTCACAAGGGAGTGATAAATATGGAAACGAGGAGAATTTTCGCTTATGTGGGCACTGGATTAGCTACCGCTGGGATGCTTGCCGCTACGACAGCAGGCCCAGCTTTGGCAGTTGAAGGATCTACAAATCTGAATGCTTACCGAGTTAGTCATACTCTAGGAGATAATAAACCTGCTGTGGCGGCGGATAAGGGTATCATTCTCACAGATTTTGAAAGGCAATCTATAATCGACGAGTTTGTCGACTACGGCGTTAATGACTCTATTGCACGGGCACTCGTTGAGAAGTATGAATCTGGTCAGTTGCTGGATTCAATGAAGTCAGGCATGCAGCCCATATCAACTACCAGCAAGGACTTGGGGGACGTTGTTGAAGTCATACGAACGTATTCTGATGGTTCCATCGCGGTAGAGACTACCTCTAACCTAGAAGCAGCCAAGAAGGAATCCATTACTAATAGCGCTAACGAGACACCACAATTCCGTAGCGTTTATGGATGCAAATATTCATCTGGTGGTAATTATGCAAGTTACTGGAAGAATTGCACGGCAGATGTAAATCTTGTTGTTGTGAGAATGGGGTTCTTGTTTGATTATCAATCGATTCGCGATATCGGTAGTAAGATCACTGGTTACCGGTCATACTTTCATCACATTTTTGGAGGGTCGCTCAGTAACTTTCGGTTTGACCGCATAAGCAACACGCAAGTCCGTCTGTCCGCAGATTTTGATGTGGCGTTTAAGGGATTCCCAGCGGGATGGACCGCTTGGATGCAGGCGAATGTTAATGGCTCAACTGCATATACGACCAATAACTAACCCGAGATTATTTAGGAAGGAAAACTGACATGAATGCGGCTGTGTTTTCAGGATCTCTAGCGATCATTGTGTCTATTATGGTAGCTATCGCTTTGATCGTCCTATGTGTTGGAGTATGGAGGTATATTCATTCGAAGAAAAAGGATTGATTCCTGATCGTCACTATCACTTTTCGGGCGGATGGCTTAGGTGGCTGTTCGCCCGAGAAGTATTAGTGCGTTACTAGCAGTGGCGTGCTGCTAGTATCCAGCTTTGAGTGCGGTGATGGTGAGTTCGCCGCGGTTGGTAAAGCCTGTGGCTGTGAAGAGTTCGCTGATGTAGGCGCGTGTCGTTGCTTCGGTGATGTTGAGTTCTTTAGCGATGGTTTTGTTGGGTTTGGCTTTGATGACGAGGTTAAAGACTGCGCGCAGATAGCGTGGCAAGTGCTCGATTGTGTCGATGAAATCTTGGTATTTTTCTTGGTTCGCTTGGGCTTTTATGTAGGCTTCCGCAAGTATTTGCGTGGGGCGGGGGCTAATGACATTCATACCTGCGTGTGCTTGCTTGATAAGTTCGGCAAGTTGCGCAGCAGGAATGTCTTTTGTAAGGAATCCGCGTGCGTTCGCTGCTAGTGATTTGGCAAGGGATTCTTCGTGTTCGAATGCAGTGAGCATGACGATGGCGATGCGCGGGTATTCTTGGGAGAGGATTTTCGCGGTGGAGATTCCGTCAAGAATGGGCATATCGACGTCGATAAGTGCGACATCGGGCTGTGCGCGTGAAATCGCCGTCAGCGCTTCGGACCCGTTTGCCGCTGTTGCTACAACGCTGATGCCATCTTGATGGTTCAGTAGGTTAGCAAGGCCACTACGGACGATTGCGTCGTCGTCAGCGATCACGATTCGGAGTGATTCAGTCATTGGTTTCTCATCTCGAATAGGGGATTGAGGCGATGATGACCCATTCGTTGTCGTTATGAACGAACGTAAGGCTCCCGCCGCTGGCTTCGATGCGTTGTCGAAGGTTAGAAAGTCCGAAACCGCCTGTTATTGACCCTGCTTGAGGTAAAGCAGCAACATCGTTTCGCATAGTGAGGCTAAGAATCTCTGGGGCTAACTCGATAATGAGATCAACATTGCTTGCGGACGGCGCGTACTTGAGCGCATTTGTAGCAGATTCGCGCACGAAGAGCGAGGCTAGAGTGGTGGTTTCTCGATCGAGCTTGGCATCGAGGTTTGCCTCACTATCAGTGCTTAGTGTGATGGAACGAGTGGTGAGCATCTGTGCCGACATCGCAATGGACCGATCTAGGCTATGTCGGTTTGCCAGAACATCAAGATCCAAGATGATAGGGCGAATTCGACGGGCCATGTTTTGCACTATGTCTGCTAGGGGAACGAGCTCGTTGGCGAGATCGGGATGGTTGAGTGCGATATTTTGTGTGGTAATCGAGATTCGAGCCAGATCTTTTGCGATGGTGTCATGAAGTTGTGTGGCAAGATCCGCACGAATTGCGGTGCTGGCTTCCTGGGCTGCGCGGAGTTGTTGAGCAGACGTGTGTATTTTGCGAACCAGAGACCGCAGCACCAAACCTGTTGAAGAGATCAGCGTAAACATCACTAGTGTGCTGATGATCTGGGAACTCATACGGGAACTGGAGTTGACGAGTAGTATCCCAACGGCGGCTAGCGTAGCGAAAGCTGGAATCATCCAGCCTCGAATAATCCAAGCGATGCAGATAATGTAGACCCCAAGTACAGGAAACGTGAGGTCTGCGGTAGCAGGCCAGTAAGAAGTTGCTGCGAAGCAGATCATGTACAGAATCTGCGCGACGGGTGTCCACGCGCTTGTCGCGAGGAGTGTTCCAAAGGTGAGAATAATCCACAATTGTGGACGATCAAAAGCAGTAACTGAGGGATTGATTAATCCTTCTGCAAACACGAATATTACGGCAATAAGCGGATACGTGAAATTGCCTAACAGGTGTAATGGAAATGCATCTGACGGGAGAGCTTGTACTGTTTGCCGGACGCGCCAGTTTGTCTTACTTATGGGCACTCTTACATTCTGACAGATTTGGGAATAAAAAGCACTTCACGGGCTTCCACGTCGGCAAAAGGGCGGTGATTGCTAACTCGTGAGGGGTGAATCCGTTAGCAGAATCGGTTGTTACGGGTAATGGGAACATTGTGAGCCCCATACTCAGAACCAGACTTGTCATTCCTAATCTCCAGGAATACGGCGAAAAATTCACGAGACACTCCTTAGCTCTCTCCGCTTGCGCAGAACACTCTCGTGGAAACGGCATTCTCTCGTGAGTGCTCTCTGCTTGTACAAATGAAGTTTAGCGGTGCCGTAGTAAAGGAAAACACTGATGTTCGTTAGGGGGCGATCTACTCTGACGAATATCAGTGTGACACGATGATACGTGAGTGCCCTACTTATTGATTTATCAGCAAGATTACTGGATCTCGCCCCCGTATTAGAGATGGTTGACCAAGGAATACGAGGTTCTTCATGAGTGCACGGTAAGCAAATCAGGGTAAATACTCAATTGCGGTACCGAACACTTGCTGCTGATAGAAAAGGAGTAACGCCCTTTATTCAAAGTGCTGATGCACAAGCATCAACAGGATTCTTAGTTGTTTAAAACTGCAACAGATAGAAAACATAGTGAATCGGAAGCGTTTCCGCAGGTCAGAGCTAACGCGCTATACACTCGCTAACGCAAGCGATTTTTCACACCCTCCTAAGCGATACTCGCTAACGCAAAAGGGCACTTATCATTTTCGACGTCATAGTGGAGCGGGTGACGGGAATCGAACCCGCCTCTGCAGCTTGGGAAGCTGCCATTCTACCGATGAACTACACCCGCATATTGCGAAGCAACCACTTCACTATACAACGTTTTTCTCTCTACGTCACATCTGACGCAAAGGGTTATTACACAAATACATTTACGGACGTTCGCCAACCTCAGTCAAATACGTCAACACTGCTCGAACACGGCGATTATCTTCCCCCGGAGGAAGATCCAGCTTCGTAAACACATTCGCTACATGCTTCGATACAGCCGCCGCAGACAAAAAGAGGACCTCTTGAATCTGCGAATTAGACAAGCCACGCGCCATCAACTCCAACACTTCACGTTCACGCGGAGTCAAACCAGCCAACGCTGTAGAACGCCCCCGAACTAGCCCCGCCGCAACATCAGGATCAACCACTACGCCACCGCCGGCAACCATAGTCAACGATGCAACAAAATCCGTAATCTTCGATACCCGTTCCTTCAACAAATACCCAATACCACCACGCGCCAAGCCATCATCCGAACTAAACAACGCAGTCGCATACGCCGGAGCAACATACTGAGACAACAGCAACACAGCCAAATCCGGGAAATCATGCCGAAGTTCAGCTGCCGCACGCAATCCATCATCGGTCAAAGTAGGAGGCATCCGAACATCGGTAAGAACAACATCGATCACACCACCATCGTTGAAAATCCTACGAACCCCAGCCACTAAATCAGGTGCATTTTCCGCATGGCCCACAATCTCAAATCCAACCCGTTGCAAAATCCCAGAAAGGCCTTCGCGCATGAGAGCAGCGTCGTCGGCAATAAAAATTTTCATACCCTCACTCCTTAACATCATCCAAAACCACAGACGATTCACCCGTCCGCAACAACAGCGGAATCTTACCCTGCACAACCGTAGGCCCGCCCGCCGGCGATCGCACATCTAAACTGCCTCCAAAAGCAGCCAACCGCTCGCGCATCCCACCCAACCCGTGCCCCGGCTTAACGACCGCTCCACCTGGCCCCGTATCCACAATGGACACCAGCAGATCAGTATCGGCAGCTAACATCACGCTCGCGGAAGCATGAGGCGCATATTTCGCCGTATTCGTCAACGCTTCAGCCACCAAAAAATAGGCCGCAGCCACCACACCCTCCGGCAACTGTGGCAGCGGGTGCGGCACATTCACTCGCACGTTTACCTCACTGCGCTCCGCCGCATCACGAACCGCAGATTCCAGCCCCATATCCGAAAGAATTTTCGGATGAACATTGTTTACCGTTTCACGCAAGGACGCCAAGCCCCGTTCATTGGCGGACTGGGCGCGCGAAATAATCGCTGGCAGATCTGCCAACTCTGCCGGCAGATCTGCCATTGCTACCACCAGCTCCATCTCTCCCAAAGCCATCCCGGTAGCCACAATGTACTGTTGGGCGCCATCGTGCAGATCACGTTCGATGCGGCGGCGCTCGATCTCAAACGCCGCAACGATCTCCCGGCGGGATTCAGTCAGTTTGGCGATTTCTTCTGCCACAGGACGTTGCCTGTGCTTCTTGGATAACCACATGGAATCTATCGTACGGGGAAGATGAGGCGAGTGGAGGGGTGCTCTACTTCGCGGTGGGGCTGGGCCAGGAGGTATCTGGAGTATCCGGGGCTGGATCAGGAGGTATCTGGGGTATCCGGGGCTGGATCGGCGACCAGGAACACAGCAGCGCCCTATATCGCCCTCCTGTTCTCCCAGCCGCCGATCGGGCGCCGCCTGGAAGATAGAAAGGTGCTGGTAAGGAGGGAGGCCTCGGAAAAGGAGGGATAAAGGTAGACTTAGCTCTACCGAAAACTAGAGAGGTAGCACCATGGTGCATGGCGGTGCATGGCGGGCAGAATAAACACTATGAACGAAATGAATCTCCGCGGACGCGGTTTACACAAGACTTATGGTGACGTCAACGCACTTGCTGGTGTTGATATTGATATTGCACATGGTGAACATGTGGCGATTATGGGCCCATCGGGTTCGGGCAAATCTACGCTTCTCCATGTACTTTCAGGAATTCTTACCCCGGATGAGGGGCAGGTAACGATCGGTTCTATTGCCGTGTCTGGCCTAAATGATGCCAAGCGATCGGAGTTGCGCCGCCGCGTGCTGGGTTTCGTATTTCAAGATGGCCAGCTGGTTCCGGAGCTAACTGCCCGAGAAAATGTGGCGTTCCCGTTACTTCTTACGGGTATTTCGCGCCGTAAAGCAATGAAAACAGCAGATAGTTGGTTGGAGCGGCTAGGCGTTCGTAGCCAAGCGAATAAACGGCCGGGTGAAATGTCTGGCGGTCAGGCCCAACGTGTTGCGATTGCGCGTGCGCTGGTGCATGATCCTGCCGTTTTGTTTGCAGATGAGCCCACGGGGGCGTTGGATCAGGCTACAGGCCACGAAGTGATGCAGCTACTTACTGCTACCGCGAAGATGAATGGCACCACGCTTGTTGTTATTACGCATGATACAAAAGTTGCATCGTGGTGTGAGCGTTTGATTGAAATTCGTGACGGGTTGATTCACTATGATGGGGCGGTTACGCGATGAATACGTTCGGTTTAGCGGGTATGCTTACCCGAGCCCGGCTTCGTGCGCGGTCTGGCACTGGTGTGTTGGACGTGTTGGCGGTTGTGGCTTTTTCTTTTTCGTCGTGGCTCACGCTCACAACGTTGGGTGGCGTTTACATGTTCTGGCACAATACTGATGCGGTGAATGCGGCTGTGGCTTCGCGTTTTGGTGAAGGTATTTTGAATGATGGCCTGGGGCAGTCGTATTTTGCGTTGGCGGTTGTGGCGCTTGCTTTGCTTACGGTTCCGTTGTTATCGTTGGGCGGTGCCGCTGCGCGTTTGGGCGCTGGTGGCCGTGAGAGGCGTTTGGCGTCGTTGCGTCTGATTGGTATGAGCTCTCGTCAAGTGCTAGGCATGTCGGTTCTTGAGAGTGTTTTGCAGGCGTCGCTTGGTTTTGTGATTGGTCTTGTGGCGTATTTTGGTTCGCTTCCTGCGTGGAAGATGTTGACGTTTGGGACGTTACCGATTAATCCGTCTCAGATGTTGTTGCCTTGGTGGGCATTGTGTGCGACTTTCTTCCTTATGGCGGTGATTGCTGCGCTTTCTACCGTTATTGGTTTGCAACGTGTGTCTATTTCGCCTTTGGGGGTTGCACATCGCATTATTCCACCGAGTGTAAAGATGTGGCGGATGGCTGTTTTGGCAGCGACTCTGGTGGGGGTGTTGTATATGACGTCACTCTTTTCGCCTAGCCAGGTTGCAGTTGGTCAGATTATTTCGATTGGCGTTACGTTCTTGCTTTTTATTGGCGGGATTTCGTTTGCGGGTCCGTTGTTGATTCAGTTGACGATGCGTCCGTTGGTTCTCACGTCTTC
It encodes:
- a CDS encoding terminase large subunit gives rise to the protein MRTLDTYTPTRFMADGSRYDKRKADFAVAFIQALKHTKGRWSGQPFQLIDWQEQIIRDLFGTVKEDGYRQFTTAYVEIPKKMGKSELAAAVALLLTCGDGEERAEVYGCAADRQQASIVFEVAADMVRMSPALSKRVKILASQKRIIYKPTNSFYQVLSVEAYSKHGFNISGVVFDELHTQPNRALFDVMTKGSGDARTQPLYFLITTAGTDTHSICYEQHEKAEDILAGKKIDPTFYPVIYGAGREDDWTDEAVWHKANPSLGVTIPVEKVQVACNSAKQNPAEENTFRQLRLNQWVKQSVRWMPMHVWNANNAPVDLSDLEGRVCYGGLDLASTTDITAFVLVFPPQTGDEPYVIAPWFWIPEDNLKLRVNRDHVPYDLWEQQGFLQTTEGNVVHYGAIEAFIEQLGERFDIREISFDRWGAVQMSQNLEALGFTVVPFGQGFKDMSPPSKELMKLALEGHLAHGGHPVLSWMVDNIHVRTDPAGNIKPDKQKSTEKIDGVVATIMALDRAIRNGSDHHAGSVYDERGLLLI
- a CDS encoding DUF1643 domain-containing protein, yielding MTRNSWKTALKEALEREDPDQKLKGHSIFARVNNESSPSLEIVPDPAKPNELRLLLTHYRPEKPKGDHVVVIGMNPSNARAFSGRVQTESGWVPATDQTTLIVGGWLHNTELDNTQRLTMMNLVPIIDKNSDAVQQRINDWTGPNLEQIFKETLETILESSKTSSQNVRIICAWGSSAKHAWVKQGEKWFTDFIKCSRNHHITDGILVCRLKFKKKTDTEPAYPPHPIGSWGLNDGNDLIPFP
- a CDS encoding phage portal protein — its product is MGFLSWLRGDSARKADHHALTGGGYSFFFGATSSGRPVTERSAMQMTAVYSCVRILAEAIAGLPLQVYQQSADGAKVKALDHPLYRLLHDEPNPEMTSFVFRETLMTHLLLWGNAFAQVLRNGKDEVIGLYPLMPNRMTVGRDEAGRLYYEYQRTWDEPTGRFENVTLAARDVLHIPGLGFDGLVGYSPIAMANAAKHAAITTTLNDLAGEPVRDFQPAQWSALIDHAIVTEDTIRFVFRVGEEVTIWL
- a CDS encoding response regulator transcription factor, which codes for MTESLRIVIADDDAIVRSGLANLLNHQDGISVVATAANGSEALTAISRAQPDVALIDVDMPILDGISTAKILSQEYPRIAIVMLTAFEHEESLAKSLAANARGFLTKDIPAAQLAELIKQAHAGMNVISPRPTQILAEAYIKAQANQEKYQDFIDTIEHLPRYLRAVFNLVIKAKPNKTIAKELNITEATTRAYISELFTATGFTNRGELTITALKAGY
- a CDS encoding sensor histidine kinase, giving the protein MICFAATSYWPATADLTFPVLGVYIICIAWIIRGWMIPAFATLAAVGILLVNSSSRMSSQIISTLVMFTLISSTGLVLRSLVRKIHTSAQQLRAAQEASTAIRADLATQLHDTIAKDLARISITTQNIALNHPDLANELVPLADIVQNMARRIRPIILDLDVLANRHSLDRSIAMSAQMLTTRSITLSTDSEANLDAKLDRETTTLASLFVRESATNALKYAPSASNVDLIIELAPEILSLTMRNDVAALPQAGSITGGFGLSNLRQRIEASGGSLTFVHNDNEWVIIASIPYSR
- a CDS encoding response regulator transcription factor — encoded protein: MKIFIADDAALMREGLSGILQRVGFEIVGHAENAPDLVAGVRRIFNDGGVIDVVLTDVRMPPTLTDDGLRAAAELRHDFPDLAVLLLSQYVAPAYATALFSSDDGLARGGIGYLLKERVSKITDFVASLTMVAGGGVVVDPDVAAGLVRGRSTALAGLTPREREVLELMARGLSNSQIQEVLFLSAAAVSKHVANVFTKLDLPPGEDNRRVRAVLTYLTEVGERP
- a CDS encoding sensor histidine kinase, which translates into the protein MWLSKKHRQRPVAEEIAKLTESRREIVAAFEIERRRIERDLHDGAQQYIVATGMALGEMELVVAMADLPAELADLPAIISRAQSANERGLASLRETVNNVHPKILSDMGLESAVRDAAERSEVNVRVNVPHPLPQLPEGVVAAAYFLVAEALTNTAKYAPHASASVMLAADTDLLVSIVDTGPGGAVVKPGHGLGGMRERLAAFGGSLDVRSPAGGPTVVQGKIPLLLRTGESSVVLDDVKE
- a CDS encoding ABC transporter ATP-binding protein; protein product: MNEMNLRGRGLHKTYGDVNALAGVDIDIAHGEHVAIMGPSGSGKSTLLHVLSGILTPDEGQVTIGSIAVSGLNDAKRSELRRRVLGFVFQDGQLVPELTARENVAFPLLLTGISRRKAMKTADSWLERLGVRSQANKRPGEMSGGQAQRVAIARALVHDPAVLFADEPTGALDQATGHEVMQLLTATAKMNGTTLVVITHDTKVASWCERLIEIRDGLIHYDGAVTR
- a CDS encoding FtsX-like permease family protein is translated as MNTFGLAGMLTRARLRARSGTGVLDVLAVVAFSFSSWLTLTTLGGVYMFWHNTDAVNAAVASRFGEGILNDGLGQSYFALAVVALALLTVPLLSLGGAAARLGAGGRERRLASLRLIGMSSRQVLGMSVLESVLQASLGFVIGLVAYFGSLPAWKMLTFGTLPINPSQMLLPWWALCATFFLMAVIAALSTVIGLQRVSISPLGVAHRIIPPSVKMWRMAVLAATLVGVLYMTSLFSPSQVAVGQIISIGVTFLLFIGGISFAGPLLIQLTMRPLVLTSSPALLVGIRRVVSDSRGAWRNISAIALMGVVATLASTLSFVTLSQDVDSTGASIQEMIAHDIRQGVMIAFAFALIIGAVSTLIHQSSDVFDRAGEARTLVHVGTPVTTLIRARFIQVLLPLVAVSAILVALSLLPALANPVLNNWSNLNVMGVMILSGLVLTALSVAVTIPIQYQVVYERVRRND